From Populus trichocarpa isolate Nisqually-1 chromosome 19, P.trichocarpa_v4.1, whole genome shotgun sequence, a single genomic window includes:
- the LOC7469862 gene encoding NAC transcription factor 47 encodes MKNQQSSLPPGFRFHPTDEELILHYLRKKVASTPFPVSIIADVDIYKFDPWDLPAKAALGEKEWYFFSPRDRKYPNGARPNRAAASGYWKATGTDKVIMASTITPGGVIIQGQENVGVKKALVFYKGKPPKGVKTDWIMHEYRLADTSSYSYNKPMKPRDSSMRLDDWVLCRIYKKAHALTSCARAEMSSEHEQEEEEEHFVPENPLPSLKGPISNKSALMSQKSCSFSNLLDAMDYSLLSSLLADTQFNPTGFESNPALNSTASQLDQPPFFSNSNIAGGGGGGCFLQKLPQLSASAPNNVDNKLKRQLSHIDEDMLHPSKKFMNSCSFTNTNNISTQTDNGQYNFLSQPFLNQQFLLSPHLQFQG; translated from the exons ATGAAGAACCAACAATCAAGCTTGCCACCAGGGTTTAGGTTCCACCCCACAGACGAGGAGCTCATCCTCCATTACCTTAGGAAGAAGGTAGCATCCACACCCTTTCCTGTGTCTATCATTGCAGATGTTGATATCTACAAGTTTGATCCATGGGACTTGCCAG CCAAAGCTGCCTTGGGAGAGAAAGAGTGGTACTTTTTCAGTCCCAGAGATCGTAAGTACCCCAATGGAGCTAGGCCTAACAGAGCTGCTGCCTCTGGATATTGGAAGGCGACGGGAACAGACAAGGTCATAATGGCGTCAACAATCACGCCTGGAGGTGTAATTATACAAGGACAAGAGAACGTTGGTGTAAAAAAGGCTCTTGTCTTCTACAAGGGAAAGCCTCCGAAGGGAGTCAAGACTGACTGGATTATGCATGAGTATCGCCTAGCAGATACCTCCAGCTACAGCTACAACAAACCCATGAAGCCAAGAGATTCATCCATGAGG TTGGATGACTGGGTTCTTTGCCGGATTTACAAGAAAGCCCATGCTTTAACTTCATGTGCGAGAGCAGAAATGTCCAGTGAACATGagcaggaagaagaagaggaacaTTTTGTCCCAGAAAACCCTTTACCAAGCTTGAAAGGTCCCATAAGCAACAAGAGCGCGCTCATGTCCCAGAAATCTTGCTCCTTCTCCAACTTATTAGATGCCATGGACTATTCCCTATTGAGCAGTTTACTAGCAGATACCCAGTTCAACCCAACAGGGTTTGAGTCAAATCCTGCACTGAATAGCACTGCTTCCCAACTGGACCAGCCTCCTTTCTTCAGTAACAGCAATATTGCAGGCGGCGGGGGCGGGGGCTGCTTTCTTCAAAAGTTACCTCAGTTGAGCGCCTCAGCGCCCAACAACGTGGACAACAAACTCAAGCGCCAGCTTTCACACATTGATGAGGACATGCTGCATCCATCAAAGAAGTTCATGAACTCTTGCAGTTTCACTAACACCAACAACATTAGTACCCAAACTGATAATGGTCAATACAACTTCCTAAGCCAGCCATTCTTGAACCAGCAATTCCTTCTGAGCCCACATCTTCAATTTCAAGGTTAA